GCGTCCTTGGCCAGGTACACCCGCCCGCCGGCCTCGGCCACCATGTCGTCCAGCCGGTCCAACGTCGGGCCCAGCTCCGGCGCCGACGCTGGGATGTCGAGGGCGAGGGTCCACCCGGGAACCGGGAACGAGAGCATCCCGTGGCCGGGGCCGAAGCGTTTCAGCACGCCGAGGAACGACGGGCAGTTCGCGGCCGACAGCAGCTCCAGAGCGGCGCGGACCGCGTCCTCCCGTCCGAACGGCACCACGAACTGGTACTGCACGAAGCCTCGTGGCCCGTACAAGCGGTTCCACGACCCCACGGCGTCCAGCGGATGGAAGAAGCCCGACAGCGGCTGGAGGCGGCCGCGCTCCAACCGCGGGGCCTTCCGGAACCAGGCCTCGTTGAAAACCCTGGCCGTGGCCGGTCGCAGGAGCCCTGATGGGACCAGGGGAGGCACCTCGGCGCTGTGGCGGGGCGCGAACCGCAACGGATCGCGCCGGTCCTTCGGCGACAGTTCGTCGAGGCCCGCGTGGTCGCCCCGGGCCAGCACCCCCCGCCCCAGGTGGCGTCCGCGGGCCAGGCAGTCGATCCAGGCCACCGAGTACCGGTACCGGTGGTCGCCCTCTTCCATGCGCGCCATCAGGTCGTCCAGGTCCGAGGCCCGGTCGGTGTCCAAGCGGAGGCGCGAGGTCTGCACCGGCAGGAGCCGGAGGGTGGCCTGCACGATCACCCCCGTCAGGCCCATGCCGCCGGCCGTGGCCCGGAAGGCCCCGTCCTCCGAGCCCCGCGTCACCGTGACCGGCCCCCCGCCCGGAGCCAGCAGGTCCATGGAATCGACGTGGTCGGTGAACCCGCCGTCGACGTGGTGGTTCTTGCCGTGGACGTCGCTGGCGATGGCTCCGCCGACGGTGACTTGGCGGGTGCCCGGCGTGACCGGCATGAACCAGCCCCGGGGAACCAGCGCGCGCATGAGCGTGTCGAGGCTGGTCCCGGCGCCGACCGTGACCCGACCCGCGGCTAGGCCCGAGGCCAGGTCTGTGGGGGCGTCCGCGGTCTCGAGGCCACCGAGCCCAGACAGCAGCACCACCCGGCCGCCCGCGTTCTGGGCGGCGTCCCCGTAGCTCCGCCCCAGCCCCCGTGCGATCAGGCCTCGGAAGCCGGCCGTCTCGACCAGCCGCTCCAGGTCGGCCATGGTTCGGGGCCGGTGGACCTCCGCGAAGGTCGGGGCGGTCCGCCCCCACCCCGACAGCAGCCGACCCTCGCCGCCGTCCCCCGCGCCGCGCGCCAGGCCGTCAGGGCCCAAGGTAGACCCCGCACACGAACAGCCCGAGCCACAGCAGCGCCAGCACCTGGAGCGCCCGGTCGGCGAGCAGCAAGTCTTCCGGCGATTCGCCCTGCCCCGATTCGAGGAGCAGGCCGTAGCGCAGCAATGCGAGCACGAACGGGACGATGGAGAGCTTGCCCCACGGGAAGTCCAGGTCGGCCTGGGGCCGCGAGAACGCCCACAGGCAGTACGCGGTGATCGCGACCGCGGCGCCGGTCATCCACACGAACCGGAGGAACTCCACCGTGTACGGCACGAGCGTGGCCCGGGTCGCTCCGGTCCGCGAGCCGCCGGCTCGGAACTCCGCGAAGCGCTTGCCCGCCACCACCAGCAGCGAGGCGAACGACGTCAGGATGAGGAACCACTGCGAGAGATGCACCGAGGCGACCAGGCTCCCGGCCACCGCCCGGACGATGAACCCTGACGCCACCACGCCCATCTCGACGACCGCCACCCGCTTCAGCCACAGCGAGTAGCTCACGCTCGAGGCCACGTACACGCCGAGGGCGGCCAGGAACGGCAGCCCCACCGCCGCACCCAGCGCCAGGCCGGCCGCGCCGATCGCCACCGCCGCGGCCAGGGCCGCCCCCGGCGACAACTCGCCCGAGGCCACCGGCCGGGACCGCTTCCGGGCGTGGCGCCGGTCGGTCTCCGCGTCCACCACGTCGTTCAGGAGATAGGTCGCGCTGGCCACCAGGCAGAACGCGGCGAACGCGACCGACGTGCGGACCAGCACCCGTTCGTGGCCGAGGACCCCGGCGGCGCCGGGCGCGGCGAACACCAGCACGTTCTTCATCCACTGCTTCGGCCGGGCTCCCCGAACCACCGCGGCCGCCGTCCGGCGAAACGTCGACGGCCACGGCGCGGCGGCTCGCTCGAGGGCCAAGACGGCGGGAGCGGGGGCGGTGATGGGGGAAGGCGCGATGGCGGGAGACGCAACGGCGACGTCCTCGGGGACGAGCTCCTGGGCGGGATCGATCATGAGAGCGGCCTGCGCATCCTTCTCGGGTGGCGGCTGCGTTGGCGGACGCCGACAGCCTCAGCCTTCAGCCTTGGTTCGCCCCGCCTGGCTTGGTGGTTTCAGACCGTACCCGCCTCGAAGCGGCCCAAGAAGGAACACACCGAATTCATGCCGTTCTCAAACCAGCCTGCCGCCCGGCCGTCGCCGGCTACTCGGGCGTCAGGTCGGACCCGTAGGGACAGTCCGTGCGGTACTGGAGGATCAGCGGCTTCAGGTCCGGCTGCTGCGTGAAGTCGAACGCGCCCGACAGCGGGTCGGCCTGCTGGTCACGCTGGGTGAGCGGCTTCAGGCTGAACGTGTCCTCGATGAAGCTCAGGACCGAGGAGAACTCGTAGGTGTGGTGGTCGACCAGGCCGCCGTCGGGGCCGTTCCCGTGACGGGTCCACGGCGAGATGATCAGCGCGGGGACCCGGGGACCGAGCCCGAGGACGTCGTAGTGCGGAGGGGCCGCGTGGTCGTAGAACCCGCCGAAGTCGTCCCACACCACGACGATCGCCGTGGAGGCCCAGTACTTCGAGTGCATGACCGCGTTGATGTGCTGGACGGTCCAGTTCTCGCCCGCGCAGACGCTGACCCCCGCCCCGGGGTGCTCGTTGTACGAGGCGGGCGGGTTGATCCAGGACACCGCCGGCATGTTCCCGGCCTTGATGTCCGCGATGAACTGCTCGGGCGGCTGGACGTCCTTGCGGTCGGCGCCGTTCCACACGTGGTCGATGGCCTGCATCGCGTTGTAGATCGTGTCGTCGTCGGTGTAATAGCGCCAGCTCACGCCCGCCGAGTCGAGCTCGTCGGACACCAGCTTCATGTCGAAGCACAGCCGCTGCTGGTGCCAGAAGTGCGCGATCTTGAACACGTAGTCCGGGTAGTGCTGCTGGACGTGGTCCTCCCAGAACTTGATCTGCTTCACCTGCGCCGCGGTGAGGCCCGGCATGTCGAAGGCCGGGGCGGTCTCGGACGGGTCGTCGCACATGGTCGGGACGCCCTTGGACGTCTTGATGTTCTGCGGGTTGTCGACGATGCCGTAGTCCTGCGCCGCGATGGTGTAGAGGTGCTCCGGGGTGGTCGGCCCGTACATCGAACTGAAGAAGTGGTCGGCCAGCACGAAGCGGTCCGCGTACTTGTAGTAGTTGGGGATGCATCCCGACCCCGGCCGGCCGGGCTTCGGCGTGGGCGACACGGCGCAGTTGCGGCTCATCACGTCGTAGCCCGACTTGTCGGTCCCGTCCAGGATCGTGTTGTAGCCGTCCATCTTCCCGCCGTCGATGGACAGGATCCCCGAGACGAACCCATGGGTGATGTCGTGCGGCTGCACGTCCGGGGCCGGCGTCAGCGGGATGTCCACCGTCTTGCCGCCCGACAGGCCCTTCCCGGTGGTCACGCCGTCGGCCCCAGGGTACTTGCCGAAGAACGTGTCGAAGGTCCGGTTCTCCTTCACCAGGAACACGATGTGCTTGATGGGGTTCGTGCCGGCCAGGACGCGGCACGTGGCCTTGGGGTTCACGACGTTGCAGCCGTTCGGCTGGACGGCCGGCGAGGTCGGCGGCGGGCCGGTCGACGTGTGGGCTCCGGGGGAGCCGCCGTGGCCGCGGGTCACCTGCCACGCCACTCCCGCCGTGACCAGTACGAGGAGCGCCACCAGCGGGACGAGCGGGCGTCGGCGCCGGCGACGCATGAGGTGCCGCGGCAGGTTCCCGCTGCTCACGGCGTGCAGTTGGGAAGGTTCGCGGCCGCCCTCTGGACCAGGGCGTTCGCCTTCGTGGGGTCCTCGTGCCCCAGCTGGGCGGCCCGGACCCGGGCCAGGGCCGACGCGAAGGCGAGCACCCGCGCTGCGTCGGCCGGGTCGCCCGCTTGCCGGTAGGACGCGGCGTCCTTGCGCAGATGCGGCAGCAGCCGGGCGATGGCCGGAGGCCGGGTCACGGCTCCGCCACCCACGGCGACGAGGTCCCGGCAGAACGCCTTTCGCGCCGCGGCCAGCTCGGGGTTCGCGGAACCGGACGGGTTGCCGGTTGGGGACGAGGCACCGCCTCCGCCACCGCACGCCGGCAGCAGGATCGAGACCGCGAGCGTGGACACGGCGAGCGCGCGGATTCGCTTCACCGCTTCAGCTTACGTGCCAGCTCGTGCGCTTCCCGCTCCGCGGAGTCGTCCAACGGGGCCAGGGGCTCGCCGCCGGTCGCCCTGGAAAGGGCCCGCTCCAGGATGGCGTCCGCCAGCTCGGGGTTGGCGGGCAGCACCGGTCCGTGCAGGTAGGTCCCCACGATGGTCCCCTGCACCGCGCCCTCCGTCCCGTCCTCGCCGTTGTTCCCCTGCTTCCTCGGCACGGCGGCCAGCGCCGTGGCCGTCTGGCCCAAAACGGTGCGGCCCCGGTGGTTCTCGAAGCCGAACAGCTCGAACGATCGTCCCCACAGCGTGGCCTCGGCCTGCACCCGGCCGATGATGCGCGGGCTCCCGGCGCGGGTCTCCGCATCCAGTAGGCCGAGCCCCGGGATCTCCCGGCCCTCCGCGTCGACGTACCGGTGGCCGAGCAGCTGGTAGCCGCCGCAGATGCCGAGCACCACAGTCCCCTCCTCCGCGGCGCCGGAGAGGAACGCGCGACGCGACAGCAGATCCTCCCCGATGGCCTCCTGCACCCGGTCCGTGCCTCCCCCGATCAGAACGATGTCAGGCCCGCTGGCCATTCGGTCGCCCCGTCCCACCGGTTCGACCTCCACGGAGAATCCTCGCCACTCCGAGCGCCGCACCAGCGCGAGCAGGTTTCCCCGGTCTCCGTACGTACGCAGGAGGTCCGGATAGAGGTGGGCGATCCGGAGGTCGGGGCTCAACGAAGACGAACGCGAGGGCTCACTCAGGCCACGTCCGCCACGCTGGCGGCCCGGGACCCCAGCACGGCGCGTCGGATGTCGAGCATCGCGGTGTACGTCGCGAGCGTGGCGATGGGCCGGTCCGCCGGACTCTTGGCCGCCGCCGCGGCCAGCGCCTCCGCCGGCTCGACGCACACGGCGGCCGCCTCGATCCCGGCGTACTGGAGGCGCACGGCGACGTCGGGGGCCCGCCGCCCGGCGGCCACCACGGGGACGTCGAGGCCGGCCAGCCACTCGAACTCCGCGTCCCAGATCCACGAGATGTCGCGCCCGTCCGCCGCGAGGTCGCTCACCGCCACGACCACCGCGCCCAGGGCGGGCTCCGCGGCCACCTGCTGGATGATCGCGTCGGCCCCGGCGGGATTCTTCATCAGCACGACCCACAGCGTCCGTTCGCCGAACTGGAGCTCCTCGGCCCGCCCGAACCGGGGGCGGAACCCCTCCAGGGCGGCGGTCGAGCGCGCCGGCGGGATGCCCATGGCCCGCGCGGCGGCCACCGCGGCGGCGGCGTTGTAGGCGTTGTGCAGGCCGCCCAGCGGCAGGACGAACCGCTCCCCGGCCAGGTCGAGGGGCATGAACCCCAGCCGCACCGCGCCGCTCACCCGGGCTCGGAGCGCCGCAGGGCCTGAGGTCCATTCGCAGCCGTCGCACCTGGCCTGCCCCAGGTGGGCGAACGTCCGCCGCTCGTACCGGAGCGAGGCACCGCACCGCGGGCAGATCTCCGGGTCGCCCCCGATGGTGGGCCGGTCGCCGCCGTCCGGCGCGTCGACCCCGAAGCCGATGCGCTCGGCCGGGGTGATGCCGAGGGCCTCCCACAGCAGCGGATCGTCGGCGTTGGCCACCACCGATGTGCCCGGGGGGAGCTGCTGGGCGGCCTCCCGCAGCAGCCCCGCCACCGTCTCCGGTTCCCCGAACCGGTCCAGCTGGTCCCGGAAGACGTTGGTCAGCACGAGGACCCGGGGCCGGACCATCCGGACCACGCGCGCCAGGGCGCCCTCGTCGACCTCGAACACCCCGACGGTCGCGTCGGGGGAGGCCGTGGCCAGGGCCGCGGCCACGCCCCGGAACAGGTTCGCACCGCTCGCGTTGGTGACCACGCGCTCGCCTTCGGCCTCCAGGATGCCCGCGATCATGGCGGTGGTGGTCGTCTTGCCGTTGGTCCCGGACACGACCACGGCGCCCGACGGGAACGCCGCCGCGCGCCGCTCGACGAACCCGGGGGCCAGCCGCTCGATCAGGATGCCCGGCGCGCTGGTCCCGCCGCCGGCCCCCACCACCCGACTCAGCCGCGCGGCCACGCGGGCCGCGGCGATCACGCCGGCCTGGTAGGCGTTGACCCGAGGACGGGGCCGGGCCAGGCGGAACGGAGGTGTGGCCGCGGAACTGGGATGCATACCAGCGAACGTACCCGGCACCGGCTGGCAAGGCGCCTCATCGGCGTGCCGGAGTTGTAGCGCTTCGGTAATAGGAGGGTATGAGATTCCCGGTTCGTGCCTGAGCGGCGTCCCGGCGGCGCCCGGCCCCCCAGGTCAGCAGGCCAGCGATTGCCACACCAGCCGCGAAACGTGGCTCAGCGTGAAGACCCCGTACGGCATCGACGGATTGTGGTTCGACAGCACGGCGATCACGTAGTCGCGACCGTGCCCATGCACGTAGCCGATGCTGTTGATCTCCCAGTTCCCGGAAGCGATGGGCAGCCAGCCGTTCTTGAGCGCGACGGTCGATCCCGGCGCCACGCCCGCAGATACGCCCCACCGCTGCGAGGCGACCACGTGCTCCATCAGGTACATCCCGAAGGCCCGGCGCTTCGGCGGCAGGACGTTGCTCGGGTACGCGTAGTGGCGGATGAGCGCCACGTTGTCGGGCCCGGTGGTGAGTGTGCCTCCCCAGTGGAACCGGTTCGGGACGGTGCCCGGCATCGGGATGAGCCGGTCGAAGGCCCCC
The genomic region above belongs to Actinomycetota bacterium and contains:
- a CDS encoding FAD-binding oxidoreductase, which translates into the protein MGPDGLARGAGDGGEGRLLSGWGRTAPTFAEVHRPRTMADLERLVETAGFRGLIARGLGRSYGDAAQNAGGRVVLLSGLGGLETADAPTDLASGLAAGRVTVGAGTSLDTLMRALVPRGWFMPVTPGTRQVTVGGAIASDVHGKNHHVDGGFTDHVDSMDLLAPGGGPVTVTRGSEDGAFRATAGGMGLTGVIVQATLRLLPVQTSRLRLDTDRASDLDDLMARMEEGDHRYRYSVAWIDCLARGRHLGRGVLARGDHAGLDELSPKDRRDPLRFAPRHSAEVPPLVPSGLLRPATARVFNEAWFRKAPRLERGRLQPLSGFFHPLDAVGSWNRLYGPRGFVQYQFVVPFGREDAVRAALELLSAANCPSFLGVLKRFGPGHGMLSFPVPGWTLALDIPASAPELGPTLDRLDDMVAEAGGRVYLAKDARLRPELLGAMYPELDRWREVRARLDPGHVLRSDLDRRLGLSDVGGPAAPVRARPRAAAAT
- a CDS encoding decaprenyl-phosphate phosphoribosyltransferase, with the protein product MIDPAQELVPEDVAVASPAIAPSPITAPAPAVLALERAAAPWPSTFRRTAAAVVRGARPKQWMKNVLVFAAPGAAGVLGHERVLVRTSVAFAAFCLVASATYLLNDVVDAETDRRHARKRSRPVASGELSPGAALAAAVAIGAAGLALGAAVGLPFLAALGVYVASSVSYSLWLKRVAVVEMGVVASGFIVRAVAGSLVASVHLSQWFLILTSFASLLVVAGKRFAEFRAGGSRTGATRATLVPYTVEFLRFVWMTGAAVAITAYCLWAFSRPQADLDFPWGKLSIVPFVLALLRYGLLLESGQGESPEDLLLADRALQVLALLWLGLFVCGVYLGP
- a CDS encoding glutamine amidotransferase codes for the protein MSPDLRIAHLYPDLLRTYGDRGNLLALVRRSEWRGFSVEVEPVGRGDRMASGPDIVLIGGGTDRVQEAIGEDLLSRRAFLSGAAEEGTVVLGICGGYQLLGHRYVDAEGREIPGLGLLDAETRAGSPRIIGRVQAEATLWGRSFELFGFENHRGRTVLGQTATALAAVPRKQGNNGEDGTEGAVQGTIVGTYLHGPVLPANPELADAILERALSRATGGEPLAPLDDSAEREAHELARKLKR
- a CDS encoding MurT ligase domain-containing protein — its product is MHPSSAATPPFRLARPRPRVNAYQAGVIAAARVAARLSRVVGAGGGTSAPGILIERLAPGFVERRAAAFPSGAVVVSGTNGKTTTTAMIAGILEAEGERVVTNASGANLFRGVAAALATASPDATVGVFEVDEGALARVVRMVRPRVLVLTNVFRDQLDRFGEPETVAGLLREAAQQLPPGTSVVANADDPLLWEALGITPAERIGFGVDAPDGGDRPTIGGDPEICPRCGASLRYERRTFAHLGQARCDGCEWTSGPAALRARVSGAVRLGFMPLDLAGERFVLPLGGLHNAYNAAAAVAAARAMGIPPARSTAALEGFRPRFGRAEELQFGERTLWVVLMKNPAGADAIIQQVAAEPALGAVVVAVSDLAADGRDISWIWDAEFEWLAGLDVPVVAAGRRAPDVAVRLQYAGIEAAAVCVEPAEALAAAAAKSPADRPIATLATYTAMLDIRRAVLGSRAASVADVA
- a CDS encoding class A beta-lactamase-related serine hydrolase, producing MPLMLAAGLAVAGWSSPARGSDLVRPAFAAARCRTPKGVLGAPVRSYLAGRKSVVAAAVYDAVNGRTYVLHPKLQFDTGSIVKVQIMGAVFRRAMRAHRPLTSSERSLMTRMIEISDNDAATALWNEVGGTVGVGAFDRLIPMPGTVPNRFHWGGTLTTGPDNVALIRHYAYPSNVLPPKRRAFGMYLMEHVVASQRWGVSAGVAPGSTVALKNGWLPIASGNWEINSIGYVHGHGRDYVIAVLSNHNPSMPYGVFTLSHVSRLVWQSLAC